tttttcacgatttttttctttctaatatgtgtttttttgctGCCGTAAACATTtaactgaaaattttaatatgtgtttttttactTAACGCTTctagaagaaaattttatagAAGCGTTAATGATATAATATGTATTAGTTTATAGTttggttaattaatattaattatattagtaaTTCCtcattaaactaaaataatatatagctTTACAAAATTGAGGATATTGTGGGAATATAAACGTTCTCCTTGCACGTGCAAATGAATATGTATTCTGCAGAGGATAAAGTCCATCCTAGCAAACTTCAAAGTACATTCTTGTTAATATACACTACTACAAACATTTGTTTTCTGAAATAGTTATAGCCAAATTAGTATTTGTTGCACCTCAcctacgaaaaaaaaaaccccaactATCTTCCTCATTGCTGAATCCTTTGGAGTTCAATACTCCaatgtataattgtattttatgGTTCTTTATCGTTCATGTATCTTTATACTTTATTTAGCGTATATTTTATTGTGATCGGTGAACCCATTTAAggctttatattttattgttaacgGTGAACCCACTTAGAGTAACATATAAGTTCAACATTTAAAATCcaaatgcaaataaaataacaacaagAAGATTAGTTATAGATGTCTCAAAGAGGCGATCTTATCATTAAATGCTGATGGCGATGGTTCTCTTCTAAAATCATCATATAGTCTCTCTTTGCGATTTTCAGTTCAGCCTTAAGGTCTTGAACTTGACGCTGGAGGTGGAGAATCAAACCAGTTATGCCCATGACCGGGTCACGGAGATGGGCTTCTGCATGGAAATAAAGATGCCTTAGGCTAGGCTCGATACCCATGAGATGTTTTGCCAGCTTGCTAATGTCAAACTCCTTACACAATGTAGCGTACTTCTCCGGTTTGTTCGCTGGCAAGTAAGGCGCAAACACACACTCTTCTATGCTTTTATGCCTCACATCTTTACACGCACAGAGTTCCATCTACTGATACAgtaagttattaaaattttatttatttaaaagtgTACCCCCAAATtagttaataaaacaaaaaaaatgaaatatataggTCTGTCTGTATTAGAGATCCAATAAAACTTCGTGTCAACATTAGAAGTGAATACAAAATTTTGGTCTGTATATAGGAGAAGCAAATCATAACATTAggaatacaaagaagaagaaaaactctaTTAACCCTAAACCTTGAAACCCCTAGAAGGCTAGAAATAATAGAAACTCTTAAACtataaaccaattaaaaatatGGTGTAACAAGAATCATAATTAACTAACCAGAATAGAATGTGTCTCAGTGTCTGTATGTATATACTATACAGAACTTTCTCAGTTCAGATTTGGTTGGAAAGACGAAAAGATGTAGAAACTGtaacaggaagaagaagatgagtactACTGAGGATTGAGGAATAGCCATATATAAATacaagtataattttttttttctaactaaatttttaaaattatttattatattaaaataaaagaatactTCAGTTACGATATCATAGTAACCACTAACTACTGGATGAGAACGAATTTTTTAGATTATGTAACCACTAACCACTGGATGAGAACGAATTTTTTAGATTAtgtaacaataattaaatatctttATCGAAAAAAACAGGTATTAATAATcattgtttctttatatatatatatatatatatatatatatttttgtaattaatggTATATTATAGATATTATAGAtaccattaaaataaaaatatttcatgtaTGTCCTGTAAATTAAATGTTGGCTATTAAttctagagttttttttaacaaatctaCTATTCTCTATATCGACTACtcctaaataaaataaaaataaaataaaatactccgatgccgggaatcgaacccgggtctcctGGGTGAAAGCCAGATATCCTAACCGCTGGACGACATCGGATTTGCGAAGAGGAtaacaaaaatcttatttagCACCAAGAAGGTTGTTAGAGGTCTGAAAAGCCGAAGTCAATTCAAATCAAACAATTGGCCACCCTTTTCATTTACAGTTACCGAAATTAATGTATCTTGTATCATACAGCTATGTACAAATAAGATAAGagttatcaaataaaaattttaaaaaatttaaccttAAATATGAatcctttcttttgttttttcctggCATCAccttatataatatttatgttgaataaaattattaaaatcgaAAGGCCTTATATAAATCACGTTAATGTAATGgtctttgatttggttgtaatACTTTTACTAAATGGAAAGTTGTtattgagccaaaaaaaaaaaaaaaaaaaaaaaaaaNCACGTTAAACGGTGGCAGGTATCTATATCGAGGATGGATCAGCGAATGTTTTCTCCCGTCTCAGTTCACTCGCTCGTGCAACagctaaacttttttttttttttatgtcatcaCCTTAGCTTAGAAGGAATGAATATACAGTCTTCCTTAAttcgattgttttttttatgtcatcACCTCACACAATATTTtaaccattgttttttttttaaaagtttgatagTTAGATTTAGgatttctaggttttttttccaaggtttaggtttttttttgtttgcttctatTGATTGATTACTAATAAAGAATTTATTTTCGTCCCCGTAAGTGATacaaacttttatatatgacattttaacaaaacatttatttgtttcctttctAACAATTGATTGTATTAGC
The Camelina sativa cultivar DH55 chromosome 6, Cs, whole genome shotgun sequence genome window above contains:
- the LOC109133336 gene encoding LOB domain-containing protein 6-like, translating into MELCACKDVRHKSIEECVFAPYLPANKPEKYATLCKEFDISKLAKHLMGIEPSLRHLYFHAEAHLRDPVMGITGLILHLQRQVQDLKAELKIAKRDYMMILEENHRHQHLMIRSPL